TGACTGCCttagtggtgtagttgtattactggACAATTGCAGTACTGAGGTCTTGAGTTCAatccccgggttgggcaaatTTATATTGGATGTTTCTTCTCACTATTAGCctagagtctgaaatttgtcaCCTAACATAGTGAGAGACTTGCTGCTTTCAAAAAATTCATAAAGATTCACAAAACAATTAGAAACTCAGTCTTGTATTCTGTGCTGTGTAATACATAatcaattgtattacaaaaatattaaattaactttttatgcAATATAGTGCCATTTTTGTTAGATGATTGCAAGATAGGTGCTGCATCTACATCTTTTTTCACATAATGTGACTAATTTTTGCCAATTTATGTATATGCTTTGGtaatatcaatgtaaaatgtgttttttttaaatagatgaatatttttatttttatatagggtcttttgaaattgcgttattcaatgaaaccatatattcgtttttatctctaaaatcattcatgaattaCGAAtgttttttggtaaaaaaaataccaaaaatcctgtttattattttctgatttttgatAATTGAATGGTTTAAGTCTGAATATGGTGTCTatatgagtgtatttctgactaaaagtgtgatgttgccactgTGAGGAATTCTCTTACAGTAGCAGTGGTGGCATTAGGgcacatttatattaatatttattttgttcaaaacttacactttttattttacatcgatGGATTGAGTTGCTAATTGTAACATGTTTTTTCTAGAAGATTagtttgtggtttcatttagtaatgcaatgtcagaATGAACTTGTGCataaagaaacaatattatgcAATTTAATGTGCATGTTTGTGTTTATGCCTAAAGGCTTCTTAACCATTACCTACTTAAGAGATTTTCTGTTCGAACAGGTGATGATGGAGGCACAGTGAAGTTATGGGACATGAGGAAAGAAACACCAGTGTTCAATATAAAAGTTGGTGAGGAGCATGTATCTGACATGTTAACAAATGAAGATCAAAAGTATTTGGTGTGTGCTGGAGGAGATGGTGTACTAAACACTATAGACCTTAAAGGAAGGTATGCAAGAAAGTtcattagatatattttaattaatgtataattaattaaataatgatatagaGTGCAGCTTTTTGCGAAACTAtgttaatctatacatataataaaactagtttttgctctgGGCTTTGCCCTCGTGGAAGGGTTTTCTGTGAAAAAAtctcactatatattttcccaaagTATTTAAGACCCTGGGTAGAACATAggctaacaatatttttattcaataaaactaCACATGGGTGAAGCCTCAAccaataatatagtaattattaatttaaagttttaaataggtTGCACTAGTGCTCGTAAACAGTTATTGGTTGTGAGCTATGAAATGAGACAAGAGATTTACTAACTTCATAATGCTATGAATAAATTaccatacatttatattaatattttggtagaatatattatgtcaatatttatatgttatgtattatgtaaatttataaagaagCAATTATATGATTCTGTTTAAAAACCAAATCAAAGAACTAAAATCAAGTTTTATGcagcttataatatttttttatgtaattacataACCATAACaataagcaataataatataataatggttTATATTTCAGGAAAATATATGTCAGATCTGAAGACTATGACAGTGAACTCACATGCTTAGGACTTTTCCGTTCTGACACAAAATTGCTAGTGGGGTCCTCAAcaggaaaattatatttattcaactgGAAAGAATTTGGCTTACATAGCGATGAGTATGTTGGACAAAAACATGCTATTAGTTGTATGGTTCCAGTAACTCAAAATATAGTTGTCACTTCTGGAGAAGATGGCATATTGAGAGCTGCACACATGTTCCCTCAGAAGCAACTTGGTGTTGTTGGTCAACATAGATTACCTGTAGAATGCCTTGATATAAGTCATGATGGCCAATATATAGCTTCCTGTTCCCATGATAATGATGTAAAATTTTGGAATATATCATATTTCGAATCTATAGATAGCATCATAGATGTTAATCAAAAACAGGATAAGAAAAAAGATATGATTAATAATTTACCTTCTAGCAGTGTTAAAAACGCATCTGACTTTTTTGGTGGTCTTGTTTAATAATTGTcacattatttcaaaattatatttaaattctactGCTTTGATGGCGCATATTGCCAACCCCTTTCCATCTCTGCTTTGAGGTTTCTGGTTTGAATTCTGGGCCGGGCAAGTTTATTGGGTTTATTCTGTTCGGCAGCAACCCACAGTCTGGAGTTTTTACGCAGGGTGGGGGGAGGCTCGCCCCTTACCACATCATGGGGCAGTACATATACGGGAAAAAGTGAGTGTCCTagctgcacctctgcctaccactccTTTGCTatggattaataataataataataatatcagccctgtattatatcgATACCGGAAATTTCAATTGTCGTAAGGGACAAACCATCACTTTTCAGGAGAgccaaaaaacatatttttttcacttaaattcgttgtaactttttcatttgtaatcGGATTTTAAAGGTGTCTAGGGTCCACAGATCTATTTTTTTGTGCTCTTTCTATTAGCTTTATCCAAATTAACGTAGGTTCACTACTTTCAAAGATAGATGTCCCTTACATCCCACCAAAAATGAACAAAACGCCTATACACCCTTGGTTTAGTAAGGTTGCATAGGTTGTAAAGGACATTTTTACGCAAATTAAACTAGCGTTTTAGGTAATAAATGTCACATTACCTCAATGTGAAGGGTAATAGAAGgtccaaatttataaaatattaagaaataaaacccttactacatttttattttctttttattagagtaaatcgaataaaaaaaattacattcggAGAACAAATCCAAgtcttataatgaaaaataatgttcctgtataaaaaaaacctaatccaGTATTTGGTACaaactttcataatattttttcatattttctgaaataatctcaagtatcaaaataataaaaaaattaaatatgtctatcataaaaacaattatgactagttaaacaatattaattataaatcaatggaGTATCTTGCACACTTTACCCATATTTGGTAACGAAAGATCAAACACTCTAAAGTATGAAAATACTTATTCATCGTCCTTAGCCTCCTCCGCATTAGTCTCGGGAAGAGCATCTCTACCGAAAGCCAAAAACGGTGGCTCTAGGTATTCCTTGTGAATACGCTTCGGTGTAATtgcattattgcataactttttTCAAATCATTAAATTGATCTACTGATATAGGAAGACGATTTCCATAAAATGTTGGCAAAACTATGTTCTTGGGATCTTGGTTTTCTACAACTTCAGCCATTGTTTCTTCGTCTTTTCCTTTCCTTGTCTTTGATCTTTTACCTTGAAATTTCCCATTACTAAATAAATCCTTCTTCTTCTCTCACTTACGGCTATTATTTGGGGATTTTTATCTTCTTTCATAGAATACTTCACCTCtgcaattttatctttatgattGTTCAAAGTCACTGTTCGTATCTTTTTAAATGtgtatctttttatatttatttgctatGGTTTTGCCCGTTTTCTTACCGATAATACGTATGCTGGCCATTAGCTTGGAGCCCAAATGATAATTCGCTTGGTCTCCCGTTCAATAACGGCATACATAGAATCAATTGGCATGTATTGATGCctaggtaattaataatatatctgtaCTCCTTGAATATTGAcagtaattttcaaaaaatgacTGATTGCGGTGAGTAggtattatttaacttttattttcccCGGGGCAAGAATcgcaatataataaacattttcgatGGAACGGTTATCAATTATAAGAAGGAATTCACAAACACGAGTGGAAATGTCGATACCTCCACGTTTATCACGTCTatcactctctctctctctctctctacaAGAAACAATGTCCAATGTTAGTTTGGCCCTCATAGAATGTATGTGCAGTTATAAACGGCATATTTTTCTGGAGTAGTATAGAACCATGCTCTGCCCATAGTATACCCCATATGGGGTAGTCAGCACTTCGTGTTAATCAAAAATTACAGTTAGTATATCTTAGAGATCAAATTCTGTGATTAAGTGAATATTAAATCTTTGATAGCTAGCTTTTTTCTCAGCAAATGAAAATCAATTTCCTGTTATCGTCCTTTCTTTGTACAGAGTATGCATTTGTCTTATTTTGGCGTATGGaaacgtatattataattattaataaatatagcaatGAATACTTTCTTACTCatatgaatttagaattttctgGACAGTTTTCTAGATAGATTCTATAGAAATGTGTGATATTTCTATTTTCTTGTGCTAATAAAAGACAT
This DNA window, taken from Manduca sexta isolate Smith_Timp_Sample1 chromosome 23, JHU_Msex_v1.0, whole genome shotgun sequence, encodes the following:
- the LOC115446024 gene encoding WD repeat-containing protein 55 homolog, which gives rise to MTKNFKEFDKQSSDEESLLNESMSEDDDSSDNDSTDGEQQMSEEQAEEEENDDSDENDELVKAIKAEKNKPRTHPPAITCEDFIVDISFSPCKNIIALANIVGDILLYEYSNEETKLINTLELHLKACRAVEFDDEGVTMYSTAKDKVIMATDVETGKLKKCYEDAHDEPVYCLRTLDNNKIVTGDDGGTVKLWDMRKETPVFNIKVGEEHVSDMLTNEDQKYLVCAGGDGVLNTIDLKGRKIYVRSEDYDSELTCLGLFRSDTKLLVGSSTGKLYLFNWKEFGLHSDEYVGQKHAISCMVPVTQNIVVTSGEDGILRAAHMFPQKQLGVVGQHRLPVECLDISHDGQYIASCSHDNDVKFWNISYFESIDSIIDVNQKQDKKKDMINNLPSSSVKNASDFFGGLV